The region CACCCGCTGAGGGTGCCCGGCCTATCCACACGCCGGGATAGACCTCGACGTAAGGCGCCACGCGGCGTGTATAAAGCCGCGAAGAAATCCATGCCGCCAGCAGATAAGTCCCCAGGGCCCAGCGCGCCGGCCAGCGCATCCGGCCATCCTGCTTCTGGAAGACCCGCTCGCCCTGCCCCCGATACGCCAGCGCCACCATGGCCAGGGCGAACGCCGGCCAGCAAAGCAGCAACGTCACGGTCACCCAGTTCATCTGCAAGGCCACCAGCGCCAGCAGCAGAAACGCCACGCAGCCCAGCGCATAGCGCCGCGCCAGCTGCCGGTGGCGCGCCACATCGCTGTCCATCGAAGACACGTGTGACGCCTTCGGCGTCGGCGCCTGCGCATCGGGCGACGCCGCGGCGGCCGCACGCCCGAACCGCAAGGTCCACGGCGCGCCGGGCAATAGATAAAGGCAGAGAACGCCCACCGCCGCGCCTGTCCAGACATCGATGAAATGGTGCTGGTACGTCGTCAGCACGGAAACGCCGATCAGCGTGAACCAGGCGTGCATCGTCCACCGCCACGCCCCGCGCAAATGGCGCGCATAGCAGGTCCACAGGATCATCAACAGACTGATATGCAGCGAAGGCGCCTGATTGAACGGCAGGTCGAATCCCGTCAGCAGGTCGAACAACCAGCCGTTGAAACCGCTCGTCGCCGGCCGGGTATAGGAAAAGCGCAGCGGGAACACCAGGAAGCAGACCACCGACACCACCGTGGCCGCGAACAGGCGCGCGGCATGCGTCCGCAGCTCCGCGCGGCTGGTGCAGAGGAACAGCGACGCCGCATAAAACAGGTCGATGGACATATAGGGCAGGATCGTCCACGGCCAGAACGGCAGGCCCTGCTCCCAGTCGTAGACGAAGCTGCCCACATGCGGCAGCGCGCTGCTGTAGTGATTGGCGTAGCCGTAGCTCAGGAAAAAGAACGGCCCCAGGAACACCAGCCACAACACCGCCGGCCAGATCGGCCGCCGTTCAGCGGCGGCCGTCGGCGCCAGGTCAGGCAGCGCCATCTCGCACCGCCATGGATACGGTGAAGATGCCCCAGGGATCGGTCAGCTGTTCCACCTTGCGGAAACCCGCCGCCGCCACCAAGGCATCCATCTCGGCCTGCGAGCGCCGGCGCATGACCCAGGGCATGTCGGCCCGATGGCTGGTCAAGGTACGGGCGATCATCTCCAGCTGCGGATGCCAGGGCTGGTTGGTATAGAGCAGCACGGTGCCATCCGCCATCGCGCTGGCCAGACCCGCCAGGGAGGCGCGGATACCTTCGTTGCGCGGAAACAGTTCGTACAGGCCCGAGACCACCGCCAGTGTCGGCGCCGGATCGAGGGCGGCCAAGCTGGCCTGGTCGAAAGCATCGCCCTGTTCGAAAGTGGCGATATCCGCCAGGCCAAGGGACTCGATCAAACGGCCGCCCCCCTCGACATTCAGGGGGCTGTAGTCGCGCAGCAGGATGCGCTGCACCTGCGCCTTGCGCGCGGCCAACGCTTCCAGGACATAGCGGCCATGCCCCGCCGCGATGTCCACCACGCGTACCGGCGTGCCGGCCGCCGCCAGCTGGTCCACGGCGCGATTGATCAGGGTCAGCAGGCTGGCCTTGCGCACGCGGATGCCGCGCCAGCCGATGCTGTTCAGATAGGCCTTGTCGGCATGGCTGCCCAGCCATGCCAGCGGACCGCGTCCCGCCGGTTTGTCGCGGTAGACGTAATCCAGGGTGGAGCCCGAGTCGAAGCCGGTGTCCACGCCCAGGCGCATCCCTTCTGACAGCATCGCCCCCGTCTGGATACCCATGCGGCCGACGGCCCACCATGCGCGTGCGGCCATGCTGTCCGGCGGCAGTTGCAGGGCGTCGAACTCGCGCCGCGTGGGCCCTTCCTGGTCGGCCGCCAGCAGCGCGGGCTGGGCCTGGCGCAGGGCCGGCGGCGCGGCTTCGCAGCGCAGGATGAAGGCGCGCGCCGCGGCGATGGGCAGATGGCGGTCCTGCTCGCCCAGCGTGTCATGGAAGAAGCCGGGGAAGACCTGCGATTCCTTGATCGGCGAGGACAGGCGTTCCAGGAAATCGAATTGCGGCTTGTGGCGCACCACCCAGTCCGCGCCGGAGATCAGCAGTTGCGTCGGCGTGTGGATGGCCGCCGCGTCGGCGACGACGCGGTCCGCCGCCTCATAGAGGCCCAGCAAAATGTTGACCGCGATCGGCCGGGTGATCAGCGGATCCGCCATATAGGACGTGATGCGCTCGGGATCGTGCGTCAGGTACCGCGCCTTGACGTAGGAATTGACGAAGAACTTGCCGCGCACCTTCTGCATCAAGGCCAGGCCGGGGCGCGCCAGCGGCACATACAGCTTGACGTCGAAAGCGGGTGACGCCAGCACCATGCAGCGGATCGCGGGCGCGTAATCGTGTACCCATGTTGCCACCACCACCGCGCCCACGCTTTGCGCGACCACCGCGATGTCCTCGACCGCGATGCCGTAATCGCGGGAGATGTGGCGGATGAACGTGTCGACGTCCTGCACCAGCACGCCGAAGTTTTCCGCATAACCGCGCTCGCCCGGCGAACGTCCCAGCCCGCGGGCGTCCCAGGCGAACACATGGTGATCCGGCAGATTCAGTTCATCGGCCACGTGCATCATACGGCCGCCATGTTCATGGCCGCGGTGGAACAGCACGATGGCGCGTGGCCGCTCCGACAAGGCGGGTGGCGTGTCCGACGGAGCCTGAGCGAAGCCCGGTTCCCCGGTGGTCGCGACGGGGGCCCAATGGCGATAGAACAGGGCCGCGCCGTCGTGGCTGGCGAAAGTATGTTCGGTTAGGACGCGAGCGGTCATGCGTTCTCCTGGTCGACGTCGTCATGCGCATCAGCGCGCGTGGGACGGGCTTTCAGCCTGAGGCTGGCGAAACAGTCGCTGAGCGTCTGCATGAAGACGGCCTTGTCGTCGCGCCCGTCGTCACGCCAGGACAGCGCGTGGCCGACGAAGATATCGACAAAGACCGGCAAGGGGACGAAGCTGCCCTTGGGCATGGCCTTGCCCAGGCCGTGCATGTACAAGGGCACCACCGGCACATCGGGAAACCGGCGCGCCAGATGGGCGATGCCGGACTTCAAAGCCTGCATGCGGTCGGGCTCGCCGCGCGTGCCCTCGGGAAAGATGATCAGGATGCCGCCCTGCTCCAGGGCCTTGTAGCAGCCTTCCAGCGGATCCCGCCGCTCGCTGGCGCCGTTGCCGCTGCTGCTGCCATTGCCGGTTTTGGCCGGCCGCACGCCGCCACGCACCACCGGCACGATGCCGATCAGGTTGCGCGCGATCCAGGTCAGCGGGCCCCCTTTCATGAAGTAATCCGCGGCCGCGGCCGGCTGCACGTCGGGCACGCGCGCCAGCGGGAACAGGGACAGCAGGGTGCAGATGTCCAGGTGGCTGTTGTGATTGGCGGCCACGATGGCGGGTCCGCGCAAAGGCAGGCGCTCCTGGTGACGCACGTTCACGCCCAGCCACAGGCGCACCACCGGACGCGCCACCAGGGCGGCGAAGGCCATGCGCAGGAATCTTTGCCAGCGCGTCATCGTCGCGGTCCCTTCAATAGTGCAGGAAGTACAGCACGTGGAAAAACAAGGGGGCGGTATAGGTCAGCGAATCGAGACGATCCAGGATGCCGCCGTGTCCGGGCAGCATGCTGCTCGCGTCCTTGACGCCGATGTCGCGCTTGACGGCCGACATCACCACGTCGCCGATGAAGCCCGCCACGCCGATCAACAGGCCCACCAGCACCGCTTCCAATTGCGAGAAAGGCGTGAACCAGGGGGCCAGCAGCCAGGCCAGCAACGTCGTGGTCAGCACGCCGCCGATCAGGCCTTCCACCGTCTTGTTGGGGCTGACCTTGGGAATCACCTTGTGCCGGCCGATGCACTTGCCCCAGATGTATTGCGCCACGTCGTTCAACTGCGTCAACAGCAGCAGGTAGAACACATACATGCCGCCGGTCAATGGACGCGGGCCATGCAGATCCGGCAGGTTGACCAGGAAGGCGATATGACTGAGGCTGAACACCGTGGTCATCATGCCCCAATGCAGGGTGCCGGCCGACTGCAGGAAGCCGCGCGTATCCCCCACCATCACCATGCGCATGGGCAGGAACAGGAACAGGTAGACCGGGATGAAGATGATGAACATGCCGTACCAGTTCTGCCAGACCCACCAATACTGCAGGGGAATGGCCACATAGGCCCACAGCAGCACGACGTGGTCGGCGCGGCGCGTGGCCAGCAGCGACAGGTATTCCTTGAACGCCAGGAAGCTGACCAGGGCCATGAGGATGATGGCGCCCTTGGGATGCAGGCACAGCGCCAGCCCGAAGATGGCGGCGATCCACCACCAGGTGCGCACGCGCTGGCGCAACTCGGTGTAGTTCCTGGCGGGCCGGGTCCGCTTCAAGGTGATCGAGACCACGCTGGCGATGATCAGCAGCACCAGTACCCCGCCGAAAGCGTAGTAAAGGGGTAACTGGGCAGCCGGGAGAAAGTCGGAGAACCAGGCGTTCATGGCTGGGTCTCCGATGTGCTGGCCGCGCGCAGGGCCTGGCGGCCGCGGTTCCAGGTGGTCAGCACCAGCAATACATTGGCGAGGATCATGACGGCCGTGAACCAGGGCAGGTAAGGTATGTCCAGGGCCAGCAGCAGGCCGAGCACGCCGAACAGGAAAGCGCGATCGCTTTTGCCCAGGGGGCCGTCGTAGCGGCGGCCGCCACCCACGGTCTGGCCCAGCACGCCCACCATTTCGCTGAGGGCGGACAGCAGCACCAGGGTCACGACCCAGCCGCCGTTGATGCCTGGCAGCAGGGCGAAGGGCAGATAAAGCGCGGCGTCGGAGACCACGTCGCCGGCTTCGTTCAGCAAGGCGCCAAGGGCGCTTTGCATGTGATAGCGCCGGGCCAGCATGCCGTCGATGGCATTCAATGCCATACGGATGAACAGGAAAATGGGCAGGGCCAGCCAGAACAGGCCTACCGGTGCACCCCCG is a window of Bordetella sp. N DNA encoding:
- a CDS encoding 1-acyl-sn-glycerol-3-phosphate acyltransferase, which encodes MTRWQRFLRMAFAALVARPVVRLWLGVNVRHQERLPLRGPAIVAANHNSHLDICTLLSLFPLARVPDVQPAAAADYFMKGGPLTWIARNLIGIVPVVRGGVRPAKTGNGSSSGNGASERRDPLEGCYKALEQGGILIIFPEGTRGEPDRMQALKSGIAHLARRFPDVPVVPLYMHGLGKAMPKGSFVPLPVFVDIFVGHALSWRDDGRDDKAVFMQTLSDCFASLRLKARPTRADAHDDVDQENA
- a CDS encoding bifunctional alpha/beta hydrolase/class I SAM-dependent methyltransferase, coding for MTARVLTEHTFASHDGAALFYRHWAPVATTGEPGFAQAPSDTPPALSERPRAIVLFHRGHEHGGRMMHVADELNLPDHHVFAWDARGLGRSPGERGYAENFGVLVQDVDTFIRHISRDYGIAVEDIAVVAQSVGAVVVATWVHDYAPAIRCMVLASPAFDVKLYVPLARPGLALMQKVRGKFFVNSYVKARYLTHDPERITSYMADPLITRPIAVNILLGLYEAADRVVADAAAIHTPTQLLISGADWVVRHKPQFDFLERLSSPIKESQVFPGFFHDTLGEQDRHLPIAAARAFILRCEAAPPALRQAQPALLAADQEGPTRREFDALQLPPDSMAARAWWAVGRMGIQTGAMLSEGMRLGVDTGFDSGSTLDYVYRDKPAGRGPLAWLGSHADKAYLNSIGWRGIRVRKASLLTLINRAVDQLAAAGTPVRVVDIAAGHGRYVLEALAARKAQVQRILLRDYSPLNVEGGGRLIESLGLADIATFEQGDAFDQASLAALDPAPTLAVVSGLYELFPRNEGIRASLAGLASAMADGTVLLYTNQPWHPQLEMIARTLTSHRADMPWVMRRRSQAEMDALVAAAGFRKVEQLTDPWGIFTVSMAVRDGAA
- a CDS encoding CDP-alcohol phosphatidyltransferase family protein, with the translated sequence MASIYDLKPKFQQLLDWPTRKLYGAGVTANQVTLVAAVCSVALGATLAVLLAIQAGGGAPVGLFWLALPIFLFIRMALNAIDGMLARRYHMQSALGALLNEAGDVVSDAALYLPFALLPGINGGWVVTLVLLSALSEMVGVLGQTVGGGRRYDGPLGKSDRAFLFGVLGLLLALDIPYLPWFTAVMILANVLLVLTTWNRGRQALRAASTSETQP
- a CDS encoding phosphatidate cytidylyltransferase, whose amino-acid sequence is MNAWFSDFLPAAQLPLYYAFGGVLVLLIIASVVSITLKRTRPARNYTELRQRVRTWWWIAAIFGLALCLHPKGAIILMALVSFLAFKEYLSLLATRRADHVVLLWAYVAIPLQYWWVWQNWYGMFIIFIPVYLFLFLPMRMVMVGDTRGFLQSAGTLHWGMMTTVFSLSHIAFLVNLPDLHGPRPLTGGMYVFYLLLLTQLNDVAQYIWGKCIGRHKVIPKVSPNKTVEGLIGGVLTTTLLAWLLAPWFTPFSQLEAVLVGLLIGVAGFIGDVVMSAVKRDIGVKDASSMLPGHGGILDRLDSLTYTAPLFFHVLYFLHY
- a CDS encoding phosphatase PAP2/dual specificity phosphatase family protein is translated as MALPDLAPTAAAERRPIWPAVLWLVFLGPFFFLSYGYANHYSSALPHVGSFVYDWEQGLPFWPWTILPYMSIDLFYAASLFLCTSRAELRTHAARLFAATVVSVVCFLVFPLRFSYTRPATSGFNGWLFDLLTGFDLPFNQAPSLHISLLMILWTCYARHLRGAWRWTMHAWFTLIGVSVLTTYQHHFIDVWTGAAVGVLCLYLLPGAPWTLRFGRAAAAASPDAQAPTPKASHVSSMDSDVARHRQLARRYALGCVAFLLLALVALQMNWVTVTLLLCWPAFALAMVALAYRGQGERVFQKQDGRMRWPARWALGTYLLAAWISSRLYTRRVAPYVEVYPGVWIGRAPSAGDLRRGGFTAVVDLAAEFPARPAALRLDYAQVSMLDLVFPTEAQLSAAAGAIVAARQRAEATVQKAGGDVSGRGGVPASSGRLLIHCALGYSRSALAVAAWRARQGEDPESVLAHLRAHRAIVVAPAWVQALRSMIPKGAAE